tcaggcacaaaacggtgactcgagtataagccaagggggacattttcagcacaaaaaaatgtgctgaaaaactcggcttatactcgagtatatatggtactagAAAAATGTGCTACAATACATTAGTATAGTATTTTATGCTGtagcaatacagtaaaaccttggtttgagagtaacttggtttgagaatgttttgcaagacataaaatgaatttttacttgatatacaagcaatgtcttgatatacaagtagtgtcatgtgacaactgagtataaaagagaagagaggcgcctctaagtgtagctatatggttacatttaatgaaggtacaacatttaaaaatacattgctacacttagaggcgcctctcttctcttttatactctggagctcctgctggattttgcttctaatccccttggggaggtcaccatttgtggatggacattttatggtcacacaaccaatcacatcgctataatctttttatatggactataaactgaaggtccttaaatggttgtggaacaaatcatttgggtTTCcactatttcttatggggaaatttgctttgatatacaagtgctttggattacaagcatttttctggaacaaattatgctcacaatccaagtttTCACTGTATAGAGAATACACAGAGCTTGTGTACTAATTGTGCTCAAAACTTTAGGATTTatacaatttattatttttacaaatttAAAATTCAGCAATTACTGTATGTTAAGTAATACATTATACAATCATTACTGGATACTTGAATTCTAGAATGCATTTCCCCAAATGTGTAACAGAAAAAGAAAGTAAGTAGACCCTTAACACAAAAACAcaactatttaaaaaagaaaaaaaaaacaccacatggAATTGATCATTTTGTAATTTAATCCACAGGTCTTCATACAAAATAGCACCAATATTGTGTGAAGACCAACAAATTACAAAACGATCAATTCCACGTGGTGTTGGGACTGTTTATGTGATACAcgcactattattatttatatattttttattttaaatagttgTGTTTTTGTGTTAAATGCCGTACTTTCTTTTTCTGTTACACATTTGGGGAAATGCATTCTAGAATTCAAGAATTCAGTAATAATTCTAAAATGCATTACTAAACATACAGTAATTGCTGAATTGTAAATTtgtcaaaataataaaatgtataaatcctAAAGTTTTGTCTACAAACAGTAGAAGATTTAAGAAGATACATGGACATTTGTTTACACActttaattattataattattattattttggttttccttactttcttttcttttcttttccgaTTCACAAATCAACTCtggcttattattatttttatttattttttatattttgttttttgtgttaagCACCTTACTttgtttttctgttattttttttttttttttttttgacggtgTGATTAGGGGCAGCTTCACATTTgtattattaaaatgttttaaaggaaAGGCAACTTTGGTTAtataatctccaaatatggaaacatcataaagttgaaaaactcaggttcaaaaaaataaaataaaaagaacatgtagcaAAAGCAATTCtggtttaatattattatttatttatttttaaatttgggtTTTTGTGCTAAGCGCCTTACTTTCTTACACATTTGGAGAAATGCATTCTAAAATTCAAGAATTAAGAAATGATTCTAAAATGTATTACTAAATATACAGTAATTGCTGAATTGTAAATTtgtcaaaataataaaatgtataaatcctAAAGTTTTGTCTGCAAACAGTAGAAGATCTTAGAAGATACATCATGGACATTTGTTTACACACTTTAATTATtacttctattattatttttatatatatatatatatatatatatatatatatatatatatatatatatatatatatatatatatatatatatatatatatatatattgtaatgtttgggggaccagcttgatcgcaggacacaggctttttaaatcaaaactaaggtttattaaacttaaatggcttagcagcagcaaaaacaaaggaaataacagtctcaccgacttgtacagctcagaactgctatcgcagttaaagagtccttgcaggtaagtccttcagtagcaggctttcaggcaacacactgccaagtcctttcacagcttttcatagcttttcatagcttccacagctttccttgtccaccattcaccatgcatagactctcctacactccttcactctcacctgcacttcctgtctgctttaaactacttccttggacaggtgcattaaccctttccgttcccttaaaggcaccacagtccaaacagaggggaaatataacgtccttccaggacccagccatggcgtcctgtacatatcccccccctgtgccccaacgccaaggaggtggaggcaacagtggagctcaaacaatggactcgggagagggcatctgcattttgatgcagtctcccgggcctatgctccactataaacttaaactcttggagcgccaggaaccacctggtaatcctggcattagtccctttaccttgcctcagccatgttaaaggggcatgatcagaaattaacctaaatttcctccccaagaggtaatatctgagggactccagagcccacttaatggccagacactctctttcaataatagcgtagtttttctccgctggtgtcaacttcctactgaggaagactactgggtgctcctcaccatgaacaacctgtgataatacagctcccaatcctacatcggaagcatcagtttggacaatgaactcttcagaaaaattgggcgctatcaagacagggtgttggcacagtgctgacttgagctccaaaaaagccttctcagcgtttgcattccactccaccatgaccgatttccggcccttagtcagatcggtcaatggagccgccaatgtggcaaagttgggtacgaacctcctgtagtatcccaccatgcccaggaatgcacgtacctgcttttttgtgagggggcggggccaactctttatagcctctaccttgctgacctgaggtttcaccacccctctacccacaatatagcccaggtatttcacctcctccattcccaaagcacatttttcaggatttattgtaaacccctctttccagagagagtccagtactgcctggactttgggcaagtgtgactcccagtctctgctaaaaatgactatgtcgtccaagtacactgaggcatactcccgatgaggtcgtaaaatcctatccattgctcgctggaacgtggctggagcagtttgcagtccaaaaggcattcttttgtactgaaaactcccctctggagtagaaaaagcagttttctttttagcagccttagttaatgggatttgccaataccccttggtaaggtctaacgttgtgatatacctagctggacctagtctctcaataagttcatctacccggggcatggggtaggcatcaaaccgtgaaacttcattaagcttccggaaatcattgcagaatcgcagagtcccgttgggctttggtaccaacacaatcgggctcgaccactcactctgcgattcctcaatgatctccaggtccagcatcttctttacttcctctgaaacggccttcctttgagcctctgggatgcggtagggcctgacaaaaactttgactccaggttccgtgataatatcatgctctatgatactagttagccctggcaagtctgaaaacttctctttatttctctgcaagaactcctttgcctgctgactttggtatttagatagggtatttgctacttggacactctccaccccaacctgtggctcaagccttgcactagccagggaggtcaccggttccctgtctgtccagggctttaacaagttgacatgatatatctgatacggtttcctcttgcctggctggtggactctataattgacctctcccactttttccacaacttcaaagggtccttgccacctggctaagaacttactttccacagtgggaattagcaccgctactcgatcccccacttggaagtgccttattttagcagccctgttatagacctgtcgttgagcctcctgggctttttgcaaatgctctttgactagcggcatcacggtttggatcctttcctgcatttgggagacatattccaggacactcttatgctgaacaggttcactttcccactcctctttaaccacgtcaagaagtccgcgaggtctccgcccatataccaactcaaagggcgaaaaacccgtggaggcctggggcacttcccggatagcaaacaggagagctggtaacaggcagtcccaatctttcccatccctttgtaccactttcttgagcatagatttaagggtcttattaaagcgttccaccaacccgtccgtttggggatggtagaccgatgtgcgtagctgtttaatccggaacagcttacacacatcggccataacccttgacataaacggggtaccctggtctgtgagtatttccttggggaaaccagtccgtgtaaacatctggaataattcccgggcaatggcctttgaggaggtattccgcaggggtagcgcctcaggatatcgggtggcatagtcaagaatcaccaatatgtaggagtgacctcgagctgactttaccaagggacccactatatccatggctatcctctcgaatgggacctcaattatgggcagagggaccaaagggctccgaaaatgagtcaccggagcggtcaactgacaggtcggacaagaggtacagtatctctttacctctgctttcagacctggccagtaaaaccggtcggtgatccgtgcctccgttttttcaactcccaggtgtccccctaacacatcgttatgggccaggtccagaacctttcgtctatattgttggggtaccaacaattgctctaccacattttctctctccttggtaacccgatacagcaattcattatatattgcaaagtgtggccacctctcattcgcacctggctcttggggaaccccatttactactacaacttgttcccgtgcatgggccaaagtggggtcctgcatctgagcagtcccaaatgccccctggggaacacccaaatccggcagcgcaggggtagaggccacttcctcatcctcttcccccagcattgcccgaagtggggaaggctcctcccccttagggttttgataggtctgtggaccacatatcttgacattctcaatagtatcaacactactttcatcaccattaacccaatcattagcattttcctcatctgggtccacattaacatttggcagttcagggttatccctctcagcagcaggaacaggggggctagtttctccccagtctctgaactgttctccttgttcccacagttttgtaaacaatggacagtctcgtcctattataacatcatgcaccaagttctttaccacccccacctcttgagtaacagtgccacatgctgaggcgatagacaacgtgatgagcgggtactctctagtgtccccgtgaatgcataccacccgtaaagtttttcttaccggaccgatcttcccaatcactctaggatgaaccagggttaccatgcttccagagtccaacaaagcccgggcagggaggtggttcacttggacttcacactcaaacttttcctcatcccggtcgaggtgtgtggtgcacactttatgggcacaaaaagaccccctccgaagaaccccgcattccatgggctcctcttgcagtgggcagtgtgtccgggtatgaccccaggaatgacatcgccaacattgtacatcccctcctctccgaacaggaacagaacgctgaggaggtaccgggagtgactcttggccttccggggtgtttgtcccagggctccttggaacatcctttcgaagggcagcagttggtcgaacaggccgtggcagactgggccctatgcgcttggtaggtccgagcaggtcctccaccactgtatatcgttccaccatctcaacaaggaggtttgctgttttggggtctccatggctgacccaccgttgaaggtcatctggcagggacctcaggtatcggtccagcacgaccagctccacgatttgggggccagacaacacctcaggctgcagccatttttttactagttgcactaggtcgtgcatttgagaccggggtggccgatctggatgatatttccattggtgtacacgttgggcccgaacggccgtagtcacccccagacgagccagaatttctgcctttaacttttgatagtctttagcatcatctggtggcaggtcaaagtaggctttttgaggatctccagtgagaaaaggagcaatgaggccggcccactggtcctgagaccatccttctctctccgctgtcctctcaaatgtagcaagaaatgcctctacatcatcgctcagggataatttctgtagaaaatggcttgccctcacagtcacctggttgccaggggcaacagccgcttgttcccgaacctgagccagctgctgcactgcttcctttaaagccgtcacctgagcctgcataaccccttgctgcgtcgcttgctgggccgccaacaggcgagtattttcttgctgcagagccagcgcctctttgtggtaagtttgttgtgcttccagctgggctgctaagcgctgattagcttcctcattgcgagtctgcgcttgcatgttagccaaggtcagctgtttaattagctcctccattgcttcaattttcaatgtttgtgcagctttaacccaggacataaattcaatgtactgtctctttaaatgtcagttcaatataaagtccaatgcaaaaagaaaaaaagtttttttttttttttctcttcttatgcctgttattctgtcctgcccgcattcgaacaccagtgtaatgtttgggggaccagcttgatcgcaggacacaggctttttaaatcaaaactaaggtttattaaacttaaatggcttagcagcagcaaaaacaaaggaaataacagtctcaccgacttgtacagctcagaactgctatcgcagttaaagagtccttgcaggtaagtccttcagtagcaggctttcaggcaacacactgccaagtcctttcacagcttttcatagcttttcatagcttccacagctttccttgtccaccattcaccatgcatagactctcctacactccttcactctcacctgcacttcctgtctgctttaaactacttccttggacaggtgcattaaccctttccgttcccttaaaggcaccacagtccaaacagaggggaaatataacgtccttccaggacccagccatggcgtcctgtacaatatatatatatatatatatatatatatatatatatatatataaaatatttttttttgtgttaagcACCTTActttctttttctgttatttttttttttgacggtgTGATTAGGAGCAGCTTCACAtttgtattattacatttttttaaagtaaaggcAACTTTGGTTATATAATCTCCAAATGTGTAAACATCATAAAATTGAAAGATTCAGgtgcacaaataaaaaaagaacatttagcAAAAGCTGACTGATTGCAATAAACTCAATTAACCCGACTCACAAATCAATTCtggtttattcttatttttttattttatttttagatttgggTTTTTGTGTTAAGCGCCTTACTTTCTTTTTTCTGTTGAAGGTGTGATTAGGAGCAGCTTCACATTTATGTTATTAACTTATTTTAAAAGGAAGGCGACTTTGGTTATATAATCTTTTGACAAATTTACAATTCAGCAATTACTGTATGTTTAGTAATACATTTTACAATCATTACTGAATTCTTGAAATCTAGAATGCATTTCCCCAAATGTGTAACATAAAAAGAAAGTAAGGCGCTTAACACAAAAAcacaactatttaaaaaaaaaaaatattattattattattatttttttatattttggtttttGTGTTAAGCACCTTActttctttttctgttatttttttttttttgacggtgTGATTAGGAGCAGCTTCACATTTATATTATcaacattttttaacagaaaggcAACTTTGGCTATATAAtctccaagggccagatccacgtactttAGCGCATCTATCCgtccggcgtatcgtatctctgatacactacgccgtaacttacatcgtattttctgtatcctgaaagaatttgcgccgtaagttatggtggcgtagtgtaactttgtcggcgtaagggcgcgcaattcaaatggatgtgatgggggcgtgttttatgttaatacgtcttgacccgacgtgaatgacattttttttttaacggcgcatgcgccgtccgtgggggtatcccagtgcgcatgctccaaattaacccgcaacaagccaatgctttcgacgtgaacgtaattctacgcaaagccctattcgcgaacgacttacgcaaacgacgtaaaattttcaaaattcaacgcgggaacaacgttcatacttaacattggatacgcctcatatagcaggggtaactttacgatgaaaaaagcctaacggaaacgacgtaaaaaaatgcgccggctggacgtacatttgtggatttgcgtatctagctaatttgcatactcgacacggaaatctacggaagcgccacctagcggccaacgtaaatatgcatcttagatccgacggcgtactaagaggtacgccagtcggatctagcccagcttcaggcgtatcttgttttgtggatacaaaacaaagatacgccggagcaacctagcagttacgcagcgtatcaatagatacgccagagtaactgcttcgtggatctggccccaaatgtgTAAACATTATAAAATTGAAGAAttcaggtgcaaaaaaaaaaaagaacatgtagcAAAAGCTGACTGATGGAGATGGAGATGACTTAATTCTGCAATGTACGAACCCTTCTGCACATACACATAGTATGTCGGATGTCCTCCTTATATCTCGGGTTGCCAATAATCAGAAGAACAGACTGGACCGGGGTGAAGGCGAACTTCACAACTTGAAAGAAATCTTCATAGTGTGATATGGAATCCTTTAAGCAATAAGCAGCAATCACTAAgaaatacagcaaaaaataaaatgccaaaagCTGGACCATTGTCTCCACCACTCTTTGTACTTTCATGTCGGCGGTGCTGCCGGAGGGGGTGACGTTCCTTCCTTTCCTACAGATATGAAGGATGAGGGACATGGCCGTTTGAGCTGTGATGACCACTGAAATCAGCAATGACACAAACGCACCGATATATGAAATAGTCCTTCCCGGGTGAGAAATATCTTCTAATATGTTGAATGAATAGGCGGATGAGACGTTGGCTGATTCTTGGGGAGGGACATTCGTCATTTCGCTGAGGAAGCTGCCACCGAGACACACGGCTTCAATGACCAGAATCATCCATGGGATTAGGACTTCGATCTTCTTCCTCAACAGGGACAGGATGGAAGACTTTAACTGGGTGATTTTAATGAAATAAAAGAAGCACAAGCACGTGGTCAACCAGGAGCAAGAAGTCATTCCATAAAACACCAAGGCGTTGATGGTGACCATGATGTAGATGTCCAGTTTGAGGGAAAAATATGATGCGGAAGTCAAAGTAAACACCATTGCTGATACACAGATATTGGAGCAGCTCAGAGAGAATATTATCTTATCTCCGGTTCTCATACTTTGTCCTTTAAAGACATCTTTTAGGATTGTAAATACAATGTGGAGACTAGCAAATATCCCAATACATACTTCTAAGATGATTAAAGTGAAAACAATCCCAGCCCCCGGATCCATGGCGAGGTGATGACCTTTCTTTAGAAGTTCTTCAAACCAAAGAGATCTTTTTACTGATGATCCTCCAGAGCGTCTCTCTCCTCTATGGTATCCTCAGACCTTCACTGAAGGGACCGGCTATCCCTCTGACACCACTGAAGACTGAGAAACTGCATCTATCTAATACTTTCCATATATTCAAACTCTTGGTATTTGCTCAGCTGTTTTACAGGCAAATAACATATTCAGTGTGCATTGTCAGTGTTAGAGCTGTTTCTAAACATTGTATTCTTCTACTGATCCTCACTTTACATACAATGTGCcattcataggtgtgcacagcctattgcattagggtgtgcacctcaaacatATATGTGGGTGTGcatgtgtcagtaggacagtagacggtctcagtagggcagtggacagtctcagtagggcagaggatggtctcagtagggcagtggacagtgtcagtagagca
The Rana temporaria chromosome 6, aRanTem1.1, whole genome shotgun sequence DNA segment above includes these coding regions:
- the LOC120942804 gene encoding taste receptor type 2 member 40-like gives rise to the protein MDPGAGIVFTLIILEVCIGIFASLHIVFTILKDVFKGQSMRTGDKIIFSLSCSNICVSAMVFTLTSASYFSLKLDIYIMVTINALVFYGMTSCSWLTTCLCFFYFIKITQLKSSILSLLRKKIEVLIPWMILVIEAVCLGGSFLSEMTNVPPQESANVSSAYSFNILEDISHPGRTISYIGAFVSLLISVVITAQTAMSLILHICRKGRNVTPSGSTADMKVQRVVETMVQLLAFYFLLYFLVIAAYCLKDSISHYEDFFQVVKFAFTPVQSVLLIIGNPRYKEDIRHTMCMCRRVRTLQN